In one Apostichopus japonicus isolate 1M-3 chromosome 18, ASM3797524v1, whole genome shotgun sequence genomic region, the following are encoded:
- the LOC139959025 gene encoding chondroitin sulfate synthase 2-like: protein MFRRTKVTTKMFRLIFVRFKPTVPIIVGLCVGFCLSIICYPVGLMNTDGPDVGCSGLDNLLLAGRQKSKKMVPGFSISGTDGEGNPLNDEDYEPILRTGNDPQKPKNNDKRAVVRTRYVSAELHIREKLFVGVIVKGDVYPESTTIGMNKTLAHHVSKIVFFAREKQEPTPENMEIVSLGVDQSIMSVFRVWDYIETHHGNDFDWYLLIPDTVYLYGGALMDFVGHMSLGHDVYMGMPVLEEDKEITYCKKEAGYLLSSNLMQKVGSHWTECMERAWSSLPGLEVARCIKQYTGVHCSNSFEGSVYRAYNFQDKALSPRDFEDKRLQNALAIYHVIDQRSMYKLHKFSAEVALNRTYKEIKNLQASIEESSQYGPPESRKVTWPTGYPPPFNVTTRFEVFEWEYFTMTHIFGTSDQEPKLPLTGADKLDIDEVVTTSMGRLNEKYADAFTLGRLVNGYRRFDPTRGMEYTLDLELKMTSQKLKKSIQKRVHLLRPLNKVEMIPMPYVTEQTRVTLIVPVQVDSQDQLKVFLDFYTRVCIEANDKSSLMMIFIYSPAQAQTMASEDVFGKLKGFISYLEKKHSEAQMSWLSVKTTVPSLVALMDVISTKFTDNVLFLLTNVFTELSVEFLNRARMNTINEWQVFFPIPFTQYDPNIIYNDTPDPGHITIIKGSGIFDKSLYEHASFYRSDYVTARKLWDEKHPGVGTDHIQSDLDLFEMFLNAKVHVLRAVDPALKQRFKERFCRPTLREDRYHQCLASRAEGLASRSQLAKLIWSSEKDLDVRIKTIQRKGVVH from the exons ATGTTTAGGCGTACTAAAGTAACCACTAAAATGTTCCGTCTTATTTTTGTTCGTTTTAAGCCAACCGTGCCGATAATAGTCGGTCTATGTGTAGGATTTTGTCTTAGTATAATATGTTATCCTGTAGGCCTAATGAATACTGATGGGCCAGATGTAGGCTGTTCTGGACTGGATAATTTACTTCTTGCCGGCCGCCAGAAAAGTAAGAAAATGGTCCCAGGTTTCAGTATTTCTGGCACAGATGGCGAAGGGAATCCTCTTAATGATGAAGACTATGAACCTATTTTGAGAACTGGTAATGATCCACAGAAACCTAAAAACAATGATAAGCGTGCGGTAGTTCGTACACGATACGTGTCAGCAGAATTACACATCCGTGAGAAATTATTCGTAGGTGTTATAGTGAAGGGAGATGTTTATCCCGAATCAACCACAATAGGAATGAATAAAACGCTTGCACATCATGTTTCCAAGATTGTTTTCTTTGCTCGTGAAAAGCAAGAACCTACCCCAGAGAATATGGAGATTGTTTCCCTTGGTGTTGACCAGTCTATCATGTCTGTTTTTCGAGTTTGGGACTACATAGAAACACATCATGGTAATGATTTTGACTGGTACCTGCTTATACCTGATACAGTTTACCTATATGGTGGGGCATTAATGGACTTTGTTGGGCACATGAGTCTCGGCCATGATGTTTACATGGGTATGCCTGTACTGGAAGAAGACAAGGAAATAACATATTGTAAAAAAGAAGCTG GATACCTATTGTCAAGTAACCTCATGCAGAAAGTTGGTAGCCATTGGACAGAGTGTATGGAGAGAGCATGGAGCAGCCTACCAGGTCTAGAGGTGGCTAGGTGCATCAAGCAATACACAGGGGTCCATTGCTCTAACAGTTTTGAG GGTTCTGTTTACAGAGCTTACAATTTCCAGGATAAGGCGCTCTCTCCCAGGGACTTTGAAGACAAGAGACTGCAAAATGCACTAGCCATTTACCATGTGATTGACCAGAGGTCCATGTATAAACTTCACAAATTCTCTGCTGAGGTGGCCCTGAATCGTACCTACAAGGAAATAAAGAACCTGCAGGCATCAATTGAAGAATCCAGTCAGTATGGACCACCAGAGTCCCGTAAGGTTACTTGGCCGACGGGATACCCTCCACCTTTCAACGTTACCACCAGGTTTGAGGTATTTGAATGGGAATATTTTACCATGACACATATCTTTGGGACAAGTGATCAGGAACCGAAACTTCCCCTAACAGGGGCAGATAAATTGGATATTGATGAAGTTGTAACCACTTCAATGGGAAGACTGAATGAAAAGTATGCTGATGCCTTCACTCTGGGCAGGTTGGTCAATGGTTATCGTAGATTTGACCCGACTAGGGGGATGGAATATACGTTGGACCTAGAGCTGAAAATGACAAGTCAAAAGTTGAAGAAATCTATCCAGAAAAGGGTTCATTTGCTTCGCCctctaaacaaagtagaaatGATACCTATGCCGTACGTGACCGAACAGACCCGGGTCACCCTCATTGTACCCGTTCAAGTTGACAGTCAAGACCAGTTGAAAGTATTTTTGGATTTTTACACCAGAGTTTGTATCGAAGCTAATGACAAATCCTCTCTCATGatgatattcatatattcacCGGCCCAGGCTCAGACGATGGCTTCTGAAGACGTCTTTGGAAAGTTGAAAGGGTTCATCTCCTACCTGGAGAAGAAACATTCCGAAGCCCAAATGTCCTGGCTTAGCGTCAAAACTACTGTCCCTTCCTTAGTTGCCCTTATGGATgtcatctcgacaaaatttACAGACAACGTTCTGTTCTTGTTAACTAACGTCTTTACAGAACTCTCAGTAGAATTTTTGAATAGAGCGAGAATGAACACCATAAACGAATGGCAGGTGTTTTTCCCTATACCATTCACCCAGTACGACCCAAACATCATATACAATGATACCCCCGATCCAGgacacatcaccatcattaagGGATCGGGGATATTTGACAAGTCCCTTTACGAACATGCTAGCTTTTACAGATCGGATTACGTGACAGCCCGTAAACTATGGGATGAAAAGCACCCCGGGGTCGGCACAGATCACATCCAATCCGATCTTGACCTCTTTGAGATGTTTCTTAATGCAAAGGTTCACGTGCTCAGGGCTGTCGATCCCGCACTCAAGCAGAGGTTCAAGGAACGTTTCTGTCGACCCACCTTACGAGAGGATCGGTACCACCAGTGTCTAGCAAGTCGAGCCGAAGGTTTGGCTTCCAGATCGCAGCTGGCAAAGCTGATATGGAGTTCAGAGAAAGATCTTGATGTACGAATCAAGACTATTCAAAGAAAGGGGGTTGTACATTGA
- the LOC139959176 gene encoding uncharacterized protein — MNDANEDHLWFTLQDFVKEKTYAYKGHLLSRLTNRKYLNDIRNFSVRSDDVYLISFPKSGTTWVQHIVSLIFDQSTYSSPTHLCRKTPFLEMPQSFTEDKDNATPGNYEIAKDMPSPRFLKTQLPISLLPEEFDQKRPKVIYVSRNPKDVAVSLYNFCSWSPNWPQYRVWSDFLHDFCRGALPRGLWFDSVLDWWQRRDDENVLFLKYEDLIKDTKGAVWRIAKFLERPLTEETVDNIITHSTFNAMKKHKKVNPDYFKSPHERGQKQNRSFMRKGQVGDWRNYFTVAQNDAFDTLFQEKMDGSGLSFEFSLPCGVSITKPEEGNASNGTVAYSTAKSIWPYLYLSDIANFKVRSDDVYLLSYAKSGTTWTANIIFQVLGWDGALTESSHLFHKIPHLEMTQGHDKTKAATIPGFYEKANDMPSPRVLKSHFKLKFLPREIEEKRPKLIYIARNPKDVAVSFFNFTAMTSNCETSNDWSRFLNSFCQNTSPLGPWFDHVTTFWQYRQNHENILYLKYEDMHKNLFDTVARIADFLEHPLRKDAIEAIVNKSSFHAMKNNPSVNPDLTIPCYAKGVQDRKSFLRKGKVGDWKNYFSVAQNEAFDALYEEKMKDLDLTFDFTL; from the exons ATGAATGATGCAAACGAAG ATCACTTGTGGTTCACCCTGCAAGACTTTGTTAAAGAGAAGACGTATGCGTATAAAGGCCACTTACTAAGCCGTCTTACTAACCGGAAGTACTTGAATGATATCAGGAACTTTAGTGTCCGCTCTGATGATGTGTACCTAATATCGTTTCCCAAATCTG GTACTACGTGGGTCCAACATATAGTGTCTTTAATATTCGACCAAAGCACTTACTCATCGCCAACTCATCTCTGTCGAAAAACTCCCTTCCTTGAGATGCCGCAGAGTTTTACCGAAGACAAG GACAATGCAACACCAGGGAATTATGAAATCGCAAAGGACATGCCCTCACCACGTTTTTTGAAGACTCAGTTACCTATTTCCCTGCTGCCCGAAGAGTTTGACCAGAAGAGACCCAAGGTCATTTACGTGTCCAGAAACCCGAAGGACGTCGCGGTGTCTCTCTACAACTTTTGTAGCTGGTCACCCAACTGGCCGCAGTACAGGGTTTGGTCCGACTTCTTGCATGACTTTTGCAGGGGCGCAC TTCCACGTGGTCTTTGGTTTGATAGCGTTCTGGACTGGTGGCAACGACGAGATGATGAAAATGTTCTGTTTTTGAAATACGAAGATTTGATCAAG gATACAAAAGGAGCAGTGTGGCGAATTGCTAAGTTTCTTGAACGTCCCTTGACGGAGGAAACTGTTGATAATATTATCACCCATTCAACGTTCAATGCGATGAAGAAACACAAGAAAGTCAATCCAGATTATTTCAAGTCGCCTCACGAACGAGGCCAAAAGCAAAATCGATCTTTCATGAGAAAGG GTCAAGTTGGGGACTGGAGAAACTACTTCACTGTGGCTCAAAATGATGCCTTTGATACCCTTTTCCAAGAAAAGATGGACGGATCTGGACTGTCCTTTGAATTCTCGTTGCCTT GTGGTGTGTCCATCACGAAACCGGAGGAGGGCAATGCAAGTAACGGAACTGTAGCATACTCCACCGCAAAATCAATATGGCCGTACCTTTATTTGTCTGATATAGCTAATTTTAAGGTCCGCTCTGATGATGTATACTTACTGTCCTACGCTAAATCTG GTACGACGTGGACCGCTAACATCATTTTTCAAGTTCTGGGATGGGATGGAGCATTAACCGAGTCAAGTCATTTATTTCACAAGATCCCACATCTTGAAATGACACAGGGACATGATAAAACAAAG GCCGCAACAATACCAGGCTTTTATGAAAAAGCCAATGACATGCCATCACCTCGAGTCTTAAAGAGTCACTTCAAGCTAAAGTTTCTTCCACGAGAGATAGAGGAAAAGAGACCAAAACTGATCTATATAGCAAGAAATCCAAAGGATGTTGCGGTTTCTTTCTTCAATTTCACCGCAATGACAAGCAACTGCGAAACCAGCAACGACTGGTCGCGTTTCTTGAACTCGTTTTGCCAAAACACAT CACCACTGGGTCCATGGTTCGATCACGTGACAACTTTCTGGCAGTACAGACAGAATCACGAAAACATCTTATATCTAAAGTACGAAGACATGCACAAG AACTTATTTGACACTGTGGCGAGGATCGCAGATTTCCTAGAGCACCCTCTCCGCAAAGACGCAATTGAAGCAATAGTCAACAAGTCCTCTTTTCATGCAATGAAGAACAACCCTAGTGTTAATCCTGATCTTACCATTCCTTGCTACGCCAAAGGAGTGCAAGACAGAAAATCATTTTTGCGAAAAG GTAAAGTTGGCGATTGGAAAAATTACTTTTCTGTGGCTCAGAATGAAGCATTCGATGCACTCTATGAGGAGAAAATGAAAGATTTGGACCTGACCTTTGACTTTACATTGTAG